The following are encoded in a window of uncultured Sphaerochaeta sp. genomic DNA:
- the nth gene encoding endonuclease III, with product MNDAYWDSVFTLFKQAIEKEGGILPSVSVIAERENNPFRVLIATIISLRTKDEVTLDASTKLFSLAKDPESMLNLSEEEIQKAIYPSGFYKTKARNIRAISKILLEQYGGVVPNDQSLLLSLPGVGIKTANLTLNLGFQVEAICVDCHVHQIANRMGWVETKTPEQTEKELMVIMPRRFWIPLNELLVRYGQLICTPISPFCSKCPEAEHCPKIGVKRSR from the coding sequence ATGAATGATGCATATTGGGATTCAGTTTTTACGCTATTCAAACAAGCAATTGAGAAAGAGGGTGGTATTCTACCCTCAGTTTCGGTAATTGCAGAGAGGGAGAATAACCCATTTCGGGTGCTAATAGCTACCATCATTTCACTGAGAACCAAGGATGAGGTAACCCTCGATGCAAGCACAAAACTCTTTTCGCTTGCAAAGGACCCAGAGAGTATGCTCAATCTCAGTGAAGAGGAAATCCAGAAGGCCATCTACCCATCAGGGTTCTATAAGACAAAAGCAAGGAATATCAGGGCCATCAGTAAAATACTCCTTGAACAATATGGGGGAGTTGTCCCAAACGACCAATCATTATTACTCTCCCTCCCTGGGGTAGGCATAAAAACTGCAAACCTCACCCTCAACCTAGGATTCCAGGTTGAGGCCATCTGCGTGGATTGTCATGTCCATCAGATTGCAAACCGAATGGGATGGGTGGAGACAAAAACCCCTGAGCAGACTGAGAAAGAACTCATGGTCATCATGCCAAGAAGGTTCTGGATTCCTCTCAATGAACTATTGGTGCGATATGGACAGCTCATATGTACACCAATCAGCCCATTCTGCAGCAAATGCCCTGAGGCGGAACACTGCCCGAAAATTGGTGTAAAGCGTAGTCGTTAA
- a CDS encoding methylenetetrahydrofolate reductase yields the protein MQVIDILNEAKKPLFTFELVPPLKGGDVQTLLESVRTLSEFDPAYINVTNHQQEVVYVEREDGLLERRTVHKRPGTVALSALIQYTFQIPVVAHLICGGMDADQLEDALVELNFLGIENILALRGDPPNGVKRFVPVKGGYDHSSDLVTQIARLNEGIYLDEQLQNAQKTHFCTGVAGYPEKHGEAPNLTYDIQMLKKKVDSGAQYIVTQMFFDNSVYYRFVDACRKEGINVPIIPGIKPIGSKRDLATIPQTFHVDFPDELVSLLNGATKLAEIREIGEYWCIKQSKDLLAHDVPGVHFYTLGKADRVAKIVREVF from the coding sequence ATGCAAGTAATCGATATCCTCAATGAGGCAAAGAAACCCCTGTTTACCTTTGAACTGGTTCCCCCTTTGAAGGGCGGAGATGTCCAAACCCTTCTGGAATCTGTGCGTACGCTCAGTGAATTTGATCCGGCATACATCAATGTGACCAACCACCAGCAGGAGGTGGTCTATGTGGAAAGGGAAGATGGGCTTCTGGAGCGGCGAACCGTGCATAAGAGGCCTGGTACTGTTGCACTTTCAGCCTTGATCCAGTATACATTCCAGATTCCAGTAGTAGCACACCTGATCTGTGGGGGAATGGATGCTGACCAGCTTGAGGATGCCTTGGTGGAGCTCAATTTCCTGGGTATCGAGAATATCCTTGCCCTGAGAGGAGATCCTCCAAATGGGGTGAAGCGATTCGTACCGGTAAAAGGTGGATATGATCACTCAAGTGACTTGGTAACCCAGATTGCTCGCCTCAATGAGGGTATTTATCTTGATGAACAACTCCAGAATGCTCAAAAAACCCATTTCTGCACTGGTGTTGCAGGCTATCCGGAGAAGCATGGAGAAGCCCCAAACCTCACCTATGATATCCAGATGTTGAAGAAGAAGGTGGACAGTGGTGCCCAGTATATTGTCACACAGATGTTCTTTGATAATAGTGTGTACTATCGCTTTGTTGATGCCTGTAGGAAGGAAGGCATCAATGTGCCCATCATTCCGGGTATTAAGCCCATCGGCAGTAAGAGAGATCTTGCCACCATTCCCCAGACGTTCCATGTCGATTTTCCCGATGAGCTCGTTTCTCTGTTGAATGGCGCAACAAAGCTCGCTGAAATCAGGGAAATTGGGGAATATTGGTGCATCAAGCAATCAAAGGATCTGCTCGCCCATGATGTTCCCGGTGTTCATTTCTACACCCTTGGGAAGGCGGACAGGGTAGCCAAGATTGTCAGGGAAGTGTTTTAA
- the metH gene encoding methionine synthase, protein MNRREYLQVLLEKRIVLLDGAMGTMIQKQGLQVEDYTLEDVSAPGCNEFLNLSRGDVIYQIHQEYLSSGADIIETNTFCANAFNLSEYGLSGEVEPINLAACEIAREAAADYEATHDGYAFVAGVIGPTNRSLSFSEKVEDPAFRQKDFSSFLEMYREQVRSLLQGGVDLLLIETVFDTLVAKSAIIACLQEMEAQQRTIPLMVSVTFSDQSGRTLSGQTLEAFVASLAPFPLFSLGLNCSTGPNEMLPLIEKLSGLCPFYVSAHPNAGFPDKEGNYQLQAQQMAKDLSPALQKGYLNILGGCCGTTPVHIKALKEASVQAVVRQLPRITSSLALSGMDVVKEKEGELLIVGERTNVAGSRKFARLIKEEKWEEALQIAREQVAHGSSVLDLCMDASMLDAEKSMKNFLRYIASDPSVAKAAIMIDSSDWEVVSSALGEVQGRGIVNSISLKEGEETFISHAKHIARYGHAMVVMLFDEEGQAATYERKIAIAKRSYSLLSKAGIRDEDIIFDANVLSIATGIEEHDTYARDFILATRELKRLYPRCHTSGGVSNLSFSFRGNDALRSAMHALLLELADLDMAIINPSGLIDVQTLNKDVRSTIEHALMAEGGDLADIRAELINLALTMQSEDTPKKKTAPRSERSASDRLYDAVVSGDHTYLSQDLEAVKEENPLSLVEGPLMDGMKEVGRLFGKGKLFLPQVVRSARTMKIAVDILQPRITAYLEKNLHETGNQKKIAVLATVKGDVHDIGKNIVALILTCNGFEVIDLGVMVPSVDIYDAAIKYQADIVGLSGLITPSLKEMEGVISLFEERGSNIPIFVGGATTSELHTAVKLSVRYSNPVIQTKDASAMALAANEVVGPNRLTFFHEVDERYRQLREDHQDAKEVKHSSVAVGYASSLEISEQKSVGTKAKTYGVNTLRDIPLSDLLELINWNMYCAAWKVPPASEEGVRLIKQAKALLEEEKVRLLFEQGCRIVYGVFPAKSDRLSVQVGNKTFYFLRDEKSGLCIADMIAKEDTVGLFVTTSSLFLAPYLKELEERGDTMRHLSVKLLADRLAEALAEKAQQLIVSMWGESLTSYLRPAPGYPSWNDHSEKGTLFSLLDATERIGVQLTESFAMDPPSSVCGMLIGGENLRYFTLKHVSEEQLSLYAKRKSIDRQMLATLLSGMEY, encoded by the coding sequence ATGAATAGAAGAGAATACTTGCAGGTGTTGCTTGAAAAGAGAATCGTGCTCCTGGATGGAGCTATGGGTACTATGATCCAAAAGCAGGGATTGCAGGTTGAGGATTATACCTTGGAGGATGTTTCGGCACCTGGCTGTAATGAATTTCTCAACCTCAGTAGGGGTGATGTCATTTATCAGATACACCAAGAGTACTTATCCTCCGGTGCTGACATCATCGAGACCAACACCTTCTGCGCAAATGCTTTCAATCTTTCAGAGTATGGCTTATCAGGAGAAGTGGAACCCATCAACCTGGCTGCCTGTGAAATAGCACGTGAAGCAGCTGCAGACTATGAAGCAACCCATGACGGGTATGCATTTGTTGCAGGGGTTATTGGTCCTACCAACCGTTCCCTCTCCTTCTCTGAGAAGGTGGAAGACCCTGCATTTCGACAAAAAGACTTTTCCTCTTTCCTGGAGATGTACCGTGAACAAGTCCGTTCACTGCTCCAAGGAGGGGTAGACCTCCTCCTCATTGAAACAGTATTTGATACCTTGGTGGCAAAAAGTGCCATCATTGCATGTCTACAGGAGATGGAAGCACAACAGAGGACCATTCCTCTGATGGTAAGTGTAACCTTCAGTGACCAGAGTGGAAGGACACTCAGTGGGCAGACCCTTGAGGCCTTTGTGGCAAGCCTTGCACCCTTTCCCCTTTTCAGTCTAGGACTCAACTGTTCCACCGGGCCGAATGAGATGCTTCCTCTTATCGAGAAACTCTCCGGGCTCTGTCCCTTCTATGTCAGTGCCCACCCCAATGCAGGATTCCCGGACAAGGAAGGAAATTATCAGCTGCAGGCACAGCAGATGGCAAAAGATCTTTCCCCTGCCCTGCAGAAAGGGTATCTGAACATTCTCGGTGGATGTTGTGGTACCACCCCTGTTCACATCAAGGCATTGAAGGAAGCCTCTGTTCAGGCTGTGGTTCGGCAGCTGCCTAGGATAACTTCTTCCCTAGCCCTGAGTGGGATGGATGTTGTGAAGGAGAAAGAGGGTGAACTGCTTATAGTTGGAGAGAGAACCAATGTGGCAGGTTCGAGAAAGTTTGCCCGCCTGATCAAGGAAGAAAAGTGGGAAGAGGCTCTCCAGATTGCCCGGGAGCAAGTAGCCCATGGCTCTTCTGTCTTGGATCTCTGTATGGATGCATCCATGCTTGATGCAGAGAAGAGTATGAAGAACTTCTTACGCTATATCGCGAGTGATCCCTCAGTGGCAAAGGCAGCAATCATGATCGACTCCTCTGATTGGGAGGTTGTCTCCTCCGCACTGGGAGAAGTCCAGGGACGAGGAATCGTTAACTCAATCAGCCTGAAAGAGGGAGAGGAAACCTTCATTTCCCATGCCAAGCATATTGCCCGCTATGGTCATGCAATGGTGGTCATGTTGTTTGATGAGGAGGGACAGGCTGCTACCTATGAACGTAAGATTGCCATAGCAAAGAGGAGCTATTCCCTGCTCAGTAAGGCAGGGATCAGGGATGAGGATATTATATTCGATGCCAATGTCCTTTCTATTGCAACCGGGATAGAAGAGCACGATACCTATGCCCGGGATTTCATTCTTGCCACCCGGGAACTTAAGCGGCTCTATCCGCGTTGCCATACCAGCGGAGGGGTGAGCAATCTTTCCTTCTCCTTCCGTGGAAATGATGCACTCCGTTCTGCTATGCATGCCCTCTTGTTGGAGCTGGCTGACCTTGATATGGCAATCATCAATCCTTCAGGTCTCATTGATGTTCAAACATTGAACAAGGATGTACGTTCCACCATTGAACATGCTCTTATGGCAGAGGGGGGAGATCTGGCAGATATCAGGGCTGAACTCATCAATCTTGCCTTGACCATGCAGAGTGAGGATACACCCAAGAAGAAGACGGCTCCTCGCTCTGAGCGAAGCGCTTCTGATCGGCTCTATGATGCAGTGGTCTCTGGGGATCATACCTATCTTTCCCAGGACCTTGAGGCAGTGAAAGAAGAGAATCCACTCTCCTTGGTGGAAGGCCCCTTGATGGATGGCATGAAGGAGGTGGGTCGTCTCTTTGGAAAGGGGAAGCTGTTCCTTCCCCAGGTGGTGAGGAGTGCGAGGACGATGAAGATTGCGGTTGATATCCTCCAGCCTCGCATTACTGCCTATTTAGAGAAGAACTTGCATGAAACAGGCAATCAAAAGAAGATTGCTGTCCTTGCTACGGTCAAGGGCGATGTGCATGATATCGGCAAGAATATTGTTGCACTGATTCTTACCTGCAATGGCTTTGAAGTCATTGACCTCGGAGTAATGGTTCCGTCAGTAGATATTTATGATGCAGCCATCAAATACCAGGCAGACATCGTAGGTCTGAGTGGTTTGATCACACCATCCCTGAAGGAGATGGAGGGGGTCATCTCCCTTTTCGAGGAGAGGGGCTCCAACATCCCCATCTTTGTGGGAGGGGCAACCACCAGTGAGCTGCATACAGCGGTGAAGCTTTCGGTACGGTACTCGAATCCTGTCATCCAGACAAAGGATGCCTCTGCCATGGCCTTGGCGGCCAATGAGGTGGTAGGTCCCAACCGCCTTACATTCTTTCATGAAGTAGATGAGCGCTATCGCCAACTTAGGGAGGACCATCAGGATGCAAAAGAGGTGAAGCATTCCTCTGTTGCTGTTGGATATGCTTCCTCCTTGGAAATCAGTGAGCAAAAGAGCGTGGGAACGAAGGCAAAAACCTATGGGGTGAATACGCTGAGAGATATTCCCCTCTCTGATTTGCTGGAGCTCATCAACTGGAACATGTATTGTGCTGCATGGAAGGTTCCTCCTGCCAGTGAAGAGGGAGTAAGACTCATCAAACAAGCGAAAGCGCTTCTGGAAGAGGAGAAGGTCCGTCTTCTCTTTGAGCAAGGATGCAGGATTGTCTATGGGGTATTCCCAGCCAAGAGCGACCGGTTGTCGGTACAGGTGGGCAATAAGACCTTCTACTTCCTGCGTGACGAGAAGAGTGGCCTCTGTATTGCTGATATGATTGCGAAAGAAGATACGGTCGGGTTGTTTGTAACCACCAGTTCCCTTTTCTTGGCTCCCTATCTCAAGGAGCTGGAGGAGCGGGGAGATACCATGCGGCATCTCTCTGTTAAACTTCTTGCCGACCGCCTTGCCGAAGCACTTGCAGAGAAAGCGCAGCAGTTGATTGTCTCCATGTGGGGAGAGAGCCTCACATCCTACCTCCGTCCAGCCCCAGGATATCCTTCTTGGAATGACCATAGTGAGAAGGGTACCCTCTTCAGTTTGCTTGATGCGACTGAGAGAATCGGGGTACAGCTTACTGAAAGTTTTGCCATGGATCCTCCCTCCTCTGTATGTGGGATGCTGATCGGAGGGGAGAATCTACGGTATTTTACCCTCAAGCATGTCAGCGAAGAACAGCTTTCCCTCTACGCAAAGCGAAAAAGTATTGATAGGCAGATGCTTGCCACGCTCCTCAGTGGTATGGAATACTGA
- a CDS encoding UPF0280 family protein, with amino-acid sequence MYQRRAYRQSMGSTRFSSFSLSIGESDVWVGYQGNADKNSLQAETTTMLRRLRRELLDYGDPQLFTSFVPLKPKGALSALLKSMFDAGERSGTGPFSSVAGAIAERIGRHLKDQFGLSEIVVENGGDLYIDVLKPISVQIFSPTSPLSGNLSIIVDPSYGPMGVCTSSGKIGHSISFGKADAVMVACKDAALADAYATAYCNRVSSKEDVRKVCEALTRQEEVLSAVVVFEDTLAVGGHLEVGT; translated from the coding sequence TTGTACCAGAGGAGAGCCTATCGCCAGAGCATGGGGTCTACCCGTTTCTCTTCATTCTCCCTTTCTATTGGAGAGAGTGATGTGTGGGTTGGGTACCAGGGGAATGCCGATAAGAACTCCCTACAGGCTGAAACGACAACCATGTTAAGACGGTTGAGAAGGGAGCTTCTCGACTATGGGGACCCTCAGCTGTTTACCAGCTTTGTTCCCTTGAAACCGAAGGGAGCCTTGTCTGCTCTTTTAAAGAGCATGTTTGATGCAGGGGAACGTTCAGGCACTGGCCCTTTTTCCAGTGTGGCGGGGGCAATCGCCGAGCGCATTGGAAGGCATCTCAAGGACCAGTTTGGTCTCTCGGAGATTGTTGTTGAAAATGGTGGTGATTTGTATATCGATGTCCTAAAACCTATCTCTGTACAGATTTTCTCACCAACAAGTCCTCTTTCAGGGAATCTTTCCATCATTGTTGATCCTTCCTATGGTCCCATGGGAGTCTGTACCAGCTCGGGAAAGATTGGGCACTCAATAAGTTTCGGTAAGGCTGATGCTGTTATGGTTGCATGCAAAGATGCTGCACTTGCGGATGCGTATGCGACTGCATACTGCAACCGTGTCTCCAGTAAAGAGGATGTGAGGAAGGTGTGCGAAGCGCTTACAAGGCAGGAAGAAGTTCTCTCCGCTGTAGTAGTATTTGAAGACACGTTGGCCGTTGGTGGCCATTTGGAGGTAGGTACCTAA
- a CDS encoding NIL domain-containing protein — MKKRYALRFSPTLVEQPIVSKLARSYDVDINILNADVASGRGGKLIVELSGTEQDLDASVIYLGEIGVVVSEMVKELLFNQDGCIDCGACTAVCSSGALWMDSEAKLQFDVSHCVVCGLCVHACPMRLFEVSHEREA; from the coding sequence ATGAAAAAGCGATATGCCTTGCGATTCTCTCCCACCTTGGTGGAGCAACCTATTGTAAGCAAGCTTGCCCGATCCTACGATGTGGACATCAACATCCTTAACGCTGATGTTGCCAGTGGTCGTGGAGGCAAGCTCATTGTTGAGTTGAGTGGAACCGAGCAAGACTTGGATGCGAGTGTTATTTATCTCGGAGAGATCGGGGTTGTTGTCTCTGAGATGGTCAAGGAGCTGCTCTTCAACCAGGATGGGTGTATTGACTGCGGTGCTTGCACGGCTGTCTGTTCCTCCGGTGCCTTATGGATGGATTCTGAGGCAAAGCTGCAATTTGATGTATCACATTGTGTTGTGTGTGGGCTCTGTGTCCATGCCTGTCCAATGCGCCTGTTTGAGGTATCACACGAACGGGAGGCCTAG
- a CDS encoding homocysteine biosynthesis protein encodes MAKTVSQINEKIKKGTVVVVSAEAFTAMAKEKDLKELSEEVDIVTTATFGPMCSSGAIINFGHWSPGIRMEEITLNGVNAYEGLAAVDTYIGATSESKFDATYGGANVIEELIDGKDVRLHARGKGTDCYPTKEIDTYINKDTINEFYLFNPRNAYQNYAAATNSTNRIRYTYMGSLLPRFSNVTYSTSGELSPLLNDPYLRTIGLGTRIFLGGGEGYVVWNGTQFNTRRERTTEGIPTLPGATLAVIGDAKQMSREYIRSAYYEKYGISMFVGIGIPIPVLDEKMAAHLAISNEKITTNILDYGQDGHPSVGTCSYAQLASGSVTLSDGKEVKTAPLSSLAKAREIADVLASWIKEKRFYLSEPVHTFPTDSFVKPLVPREGGEK; translated from the coding sequence ATGGCAAAGACAGTTTCCCAGATCAATGAGAAAATCAAGAAAGGCACGGTTGTCGTGGTAAGTGCAGAAGCATTTACCGCGATGGCAAAAGAGAAAGACCTAAAAGAACTCAGTGAAGAGGTGGATATCGTAACCACAGCCACCTTTGGTCCGATGTGCTCCAGTGGAGCAATCATCAATTTCGGACACTGGTCTCCCGGTATCCGTATGGAGGAAATCACCCTCAATGGGGTGAATGCCTATGAAGGACTTGCTGCAGTGGATACCTACATTGGTGCGACCAGCGAATCCAAGTTTGATGCTACCTACGGTGGAGCGAATGTTATCGAGGAGTTGATCGATGGCAAGGATGTCCGCCTGCATGCAAGGGGTAAAGGAACCGATTGTTATCCCACCAAGGAGATTGATACCTATATCAACAAGGATACCATCAACGAGTTCTATCTCTTCAATCCTCGAAACGCCTACCAGAACTATGCAGCGGCAACCAACAGCACAAACCGGATCAGGTACACCTATATGGGGAGTCTTCTTCCCCGATTCTCAAACGTAACCTACTCCACCAGTGGTGAGCTGAGCCCCCTGCTGAACGATCCCTACCTGAGAACCATTGGTCTTGGAACCCGGATCTTCCTCGGTGGAGGAGAGGGGTATGTGGTATGGAATGGGACCCAGTTCAATACCAGACGGGAACGAACCACGGAAGGTATTCCTACCCTGCCAGGAGCAACCCTTGCAGTTATAGGGGATGCTAAACAGATGTCGAGGGAGTATATCCGATCTGCCTACTATGAGAAGTATGGTATCTCGATGTTTGTTGGTATCGGTATTCCCATACCGGTACTTGATGAGAAAATGGCAGCACATCTAGCCATCTCTAATGAGAAGATCACTACCAATATTCTGGACTATGGACAGGATGGCCACCCTTCGGTCGGAACCTGTTCCTATGCCCAGCTTGCCAGTGGATCTGTCACCTTAAGTGATGGAAAGGAAGTAAAGACAGCTCCTCTCTCTTCCCTGGCCAAGGCACGGGAGATTGCCGATGTCTTAGCTTCCTGGATAAAGGAGAAACGATTCTACCTCTCTGAGCCAGTGCATACGTTCCCTACTGACAGTTTCGTGAAACCTTTGGTTCCTCGCGAAGGAGGTGAGAAATGA
- a CDS encoding NGG1p interacting factor NIF3 yields the protein MYILVTYVPDSHLEVVKEALFKAGAGKMGSYDSCSYQSQGTGQFRPLQGASPFIGQVGELAQEREWRLELVVDEEFAAPVVEALLESHPYEVPAYHLIPVLTLDGLSDE from the coding sequence GTGTACATACTGGTAACCTATGTTCCTGATTCTCATCTTGAGGTAGTAAAGGAGGCTCTCTTCAAAGCTGGAGCAGGAAAGATGGGCTCCTATGATTCCTGTAGCTACCAGAGTCAAGGAACCGGCCAATTTCGTCCTTTGCAAGGTGCTTCTCCCTTCATTGGGCAGGTAGGAGAGCTTGCACAAGAGCGGGAGTGGCGTCTAGAATTGGTGGTTGATGAAGAATTTGCTGCCCCAGTGGTAGAGGCGCTCTTAGAGAGTCATCCCTACGAGGTCCCTGCTTATCATCTGATCCCGGTCTTGACCCTTGATGGGTTGAGTGACGAATAG
- the pth gene encoding aminoacyl-tRNA hydrolase: MVKLLVFLGNPGKAYEKTRHNVGWMVCDHIYPTLSWSQKFNGLIAQDGGTRLLKPHTYMNESGKSVRSCMDFFSYTAHDVLVIHDDLELPFGTIRMQRGGGLQGHNGLKSIKSHIKDDGFIRLRIGIGRPKHGTVSSFVLQRFSPEEEISLPLILDSAKKMLIDDIPTLPVTNTLV; encoded by the coding sequence ATGGTAAAACTTCTGGTATTTCTCGGCAACCCTGGTAAAGCGTATGAGAAAACCCGGCACAATGTAGGCTGGATGGTTTGTGATCATATATACCCAACACTCTCGTGGTCACAGAAATTCAATGGGCTGATTGCCCAGGATGGGGGAACCAGGCTTCTCAAGCCCCATACCTACATGAACGAAAGCGGAAAGTCCGTTCGGTCTTGCATGGATTTCTTCTCCTATACAGCACACGATGTCCTGGTCATCCATGACGATCTGGAGCTTCCCTTTGGGACAATAAGGATGCAGCGTGGTGGTGGCCTCCAGGGACACAATGGATTGAAGTCAATCAAGAGCCATATCAAGGACGACGGGTTCATCCGACTCCGCATAGGAATTGGAAGACCAAAGCATGGAACCGTTTCCTCCTTTGTATTGCAACGCTTCTCCCCTGAAGAAGAGATTTCGCTTCCCTTGATTCTTGATTCAGCAAAAAAGATGCTAATAGACGATATTCCTACTCTTCCTGTCACAAATACATTAGTCTAA